From a single Molothrus ater isolate BHLD 08-10-18 breed brown headed cowbird chromosome Z, BPBGC_Mater_1.1, whole genome shotgun sequence genomic region:
- the MSMP gene encoding prostate-associated microseminoprotein, with protein MAMQAQKMRCAWGRLCLLLSLLLQLPGSQAKCYFQAKAPCEYEGKQFSIGESWLSTNCLLCTCLHPIGVGCCETTQHPIDFPDWCEAHYDSQTCQISVVQRANPSLPCVKSVEHEWGSASTPEPLVNKVLGAGLSR; from the exons ATGGCCATGCAAGCACAGAAGATGAGATGTGCTTGGGGCAGGCTTTGCCTgcttctttccctcctcctccagctgccgGGCTCCCAGGCCAAATGCTACTTCCAGGCTAAAG ctccctgtgagTACGAAGGGAAACAGTTCTCCATTGGGGAATCGTGGCTGAGCACCAActgcctgctctgcacctgCCTGCACCCCATTGGCGTGGGCTGCTGTGAGAC cacccagcacccgATCGACTTCCCTGACTGGTGCGAGGCCCACTACGACTCACAGACCTGCCAGATCTCGGTAGTGCAGAGAGCCAACCCCAGCCTGCCGTGCGTGAAGAGCGTGGAGCACGAGTGGGGCTCGGCCAGCACCCCCGAGCCGCTGGTGAACAAGGTGCTGGGTGCGGGGCTCAGCAGATAG
- the RGP1 gene encoding RAB6A-GEF complex partner protein 2, whose product MIEVVAKLGRGPVFLAGEVLECVITFTNPLSASSTSASSEMLAWASAQIHCQFHASENRVALPPSDGSKHDVQAENETVFVPNRGERGQCILSTPPKILFCDLRLDPGESKSYSYCETLPVDGPPSFRGQSVKYVYKLTIGCQRVNSPIKLLRVPFRVLVLHGLKDYQFPQDEAVAPSNPFLEEEEGLKKDSRLADLATELLMVATSRRSLHLYNISNTRGKVGTFCIFKTVYKIGEDVIGTFNFSEGDIPCLQFSVSLQTEESIQEEFQRRRGQPVSFTVHARHQESCLHTAQSSFSLPIPLSSTPGFTTNIVSLKWRLHFEFVTSGESAGTCLVRGSQSEAVTWTGVEQMEVDTFSWDLPIKVLPTNPILASYVSQFSSTNSITI is encoded by the exons ATGATTGAAGTGGTGGCCAAGCTGGGCCGTGGGCCCGTGTTCCTGGcaggggaggtgctggagtgtgtgaTCACCTTCACCAACCCATTGTCGGCCTCGTCCACCTCTGCCAGCAG TGAGATGCTGGCATGGGCCAGCGCCCAGATCCACTGCCAATTTCACGCCAGCGAGAACCGGGTGGCACTCCCTCCCTCTGATGGCAGCAAGCATGATGTGCAGGCAGAGAATGAGACTGTCTTTGTCCCCAACAGAG GAGAGCGGGGTCAGTGTATCCTGTCAACACCACCGAAGATCCTCTTCTGTGACTTGCGACTGGATCCTGGGGAGTCCAAGTCCT ATTCATACTGTGAGACCCTGCCTGTGGATGGCCCGCCCTCGTTCCGGGGGCAGTCGGTGAAGTACGTGTACAAGCTGACCATCGGCTGCCAGCGCGTCAACTCCCCCATCAAGCTCCTGCGCGTGCCCTTCCGCGTCCTTGTGCTGCACG GGCTCAAGGATTACCAGTTCCCACAGGATGAGGCTGTTGCACCCTCAAACCCcttcctggaggaggaggagggcttGAAGAAAGACTCTCGCCTGGCAGACCTAGCGACAGAGCTGCTCATGGTGGCCACCTCCCGACGCAGCCTGC ACCTGTATAACATCAGCAACACTCGTGGGAAGGTGGGGACGTTCTGCATCTTTAAGACTGTGTATAAGATTGGAGAGGATGTCATTGGGACCTTCAACTTCTCAGAAGGAGATATTCCATGTCTGCAG TTCTCAGTGAGCCTGCAGACAGAGGAGAGCATCCAGGAGGAGTTCCAGCGCCGGCGGGGGCAGCCTGTCTCCTTCACCGTGCACGCCCGCCATCAGGAgtcctgcctgcacacagcacagagcagcttcagCCTGCCCATCCCCCTCAGCTCAACCCCAGGATTCACCACCAACATCG TGTCCCTGAAGTGGAGGCTACACTTTGAGTTTGTGACTTCTGGGGAGTCAGCGGGGACTTGCTTGGTTCGTGGGAGCCAATCGGAGGCTGTCACCTGGACTGGGGTAGAGCAGATGGAAGTGGACACCTTCAGCTGGGACTTGCCCATCAAAGTTCTTCCCACCAACCCCATCCTGGCTTCCTACGTATCTCAGTTCTCCAGCACTAACTCCATCACCATCTGA
- the LOC118699059 gene encoding non-lysosomal glucosylceramidase-like codes for MRRYEGAAQGRGVAADGWRVCLAHSFEELRQPYGAGDVPLRDVLRHVGLALRYFRWWVKKTRIEKKKAFIDLLCAVPLQQIYGCPLGGIGGGTITRGWRGEFCRWQLNPGLYHYETVIANQFTVCLRCKGQTIYQQVLSVERPSSLQGWNWGYCGHYAFYHALYPRAWLVYELPGQQVVLTCRQVSPVIPHDYKDSSLPVGVFIWEVENGRDEDVEVSIMFSLQNGPGAAEAGSGGHWNEPFTFHKDGQRVAGVLLHHCPPVNPFTLAISAREKAGTGVTHVTAFNPTGLGREVWQDLLQDGRLDSPPGKSRPTEKGEVTAAAVCASCRVPAHGHKTLEFALAWDMPCVHFGSKEKLHLRRYTRFFGSNGDAAPALSHYALTHYEEWERKIEAWQDPILENSQLPSWYKSALFNELYFLTDGGTIWMEVPPDCRAEELQGPAGAGLSHLLPVLREYGRFAYLEGQEYRMYNTYDVHFYASFALIMLWPKLQISLQYDIAVTVVNEDVQPRQYLMCGQTAQVKMKNVVPHDIGDPGDEPWQRVNAYLMHDTADWKDLNLKFVLQVYRDYYLTHDSLYLRDMWPVCQAVMESELKFDTDNDGLIENGGFADQTYDAWVVHGASAYCGGLWLAAVCMMCKMAEVLGDTEIQQKYLGILNKGKEAFERMLWNGKYYNYDSSGSDTSISIMSDQCAGQWFLGACGLDQGEFEVFPKSHVLSALKTIFEKNVLGFAGGTMGAVNGMRPDGVPDTSSVQSNEVWVGVVYSLAATMIQEGMVEEGFRTAEGCYRTVWERLGMAFQTPEAYREKKVYRSLAYMRPLSIWSMQLALERRAGRAQALAQLAQGHSHP; via the exons ATGCGGCGCTACGAGGGGGCAGCGCAGGGCCGCGGCGTGGCGGCGGACGGCTGGCGCGTCTGCCTGGCACACAGCTTCGAGGAGCTGCGGCAGCCCTACGGCGCCGGGGACGTGCCGCTCCGCGATGTCCTGCGGCACGTCGGCCTCGCCTTGCG GTACTTCAGGTGGTGGGTCAAGAAGACCCggatagagaagaaaaaggcCTTCATTGACCTCTTGTGTGCTGTTCCTCTGCAGCAGATCTATG GGTGCCCGCTGGGCGGGATCGGGGGAGGCACCATCACCCGCGGCTGGCGGGGAGAGTTCTGCCGCTGGCAGCTGAACCCTGGCCTTTACCACTACGAAACGGTCATCGCCAACCAG TTCACAGTGTGCCTGCGGTGCAAGGGGCAGACCATTTACCAGCAGGTCTTGTCCGTGGAGAGacccagcagcctgcagggctggaactggGGCTACTGCGGCCACTACGCCTTTTACCATGCCCTGTACCCCCGTGCCTGGCTGGTCTACGAGCTGCCGGGGCAGCAGGTGGTGCTCACCTGCCGGCAGGTCTCGCCCGTCATCCCCCATGACTATAAG GACTCCAGCTTGCCAGTGGGAGTGTTCATCTGGGAGGTGGAGAACGGGAGGGATGAGGACGTGGAGGTGTCCATCATGTTCAGCCTGCAGAACGGCCCGGGAGCGGCGGaggccgggagcggcgggcaCTGGAACGAGCCCTTCACCTTCCACAAGGATGGCCAGCGGGTTGCTGGGGTCCTGCTGCACCACTGCCCGCCCGTGAACCCCTTCACCCTGGCCATCTCTGCCCGGGAGAAG GCTGGCACGGGAGTCACCCATGTGACGGCATTCAATCCCACGGGATTGGGTAGAGAGGTGTGGCAGGACCTCCTGCAGGATGGCAGGCTGGATTCACCCCCTG GTAAAAGCAGGCCGACAGAGAAGggggaggtgacagcagcagcagtgtgtgccaGCTGTAGGGTGCCTGCCCATGGGCACAAAACGCTGGAGTTTGCCCTGGCTTGGGACATGCCCTGTGTTCACTTTGGCTCCAAGGAGAAGCTGCACCTCAG GCGGTACACCCGGTTTTTTGGCAGCAACGGCgatgctgctcctgccctgtcccactACGCCCTGACACACTACGAGGAGTGGGAGAGGAAGATCGAAGCGTGGCAGGATCCCATCCTGGAGAACAG CCAGCTGCCTTCCTGGTACAAGTCAGCCCTGTTCAATGAGCTCTACTTCCTGACGGATGGAGGGACCATCTGGATGGAGGTGCCCCCTGATTGCCGTGccgaggagctgcaggggccggcgggggcggggctctcccacctcctccctgtcctgcGGGAGTACGGAAGGTTTGCTTATTTGGAAG gcCAGGAGTACCGGATGTACAACACCTACGATGTCCATTTCTACGCCTCCTTCGCTCTCATCATGCTGTGGCCCAAGCTGCAGATCAGCCTGCAGTATGACATTG CTGTCACTGTGGTGAACGAGGATGTCCAGCCCCGGCAGTACCTGATGTGTGGTCAGACAGCCCAGGTGAAAATGAAGAATGTGGTGCCACACGACATTGGGGACCCAG GTGACGAGCCATGGCAGCGTGTCAATGCCTACCTGATGCACGACACTGCTGACTGGAAGGACCTCAACCTCAAGTTTGTGCTGCAGGTGTACCGTGACTACTACCTGACCCATGACTCCCTGTACCTGCGGGACATGTGGCCAGTGTGCCAG GCTGTGATGGAGTCGGAGCTGAAGTTTGACACGGATAACGACGGGCTCATTGAAAACGGAGGCTTTGCTGACCAGACGTACGACGCGTGGGTGGTGCACGGAGCCAG TGCCTACTGTGGCGGACTGTGGCTGGCTGCAGTCTGCATGATGTGCAAGATGGCAGAGGTGCTTGGGGATACTGAGATCCAGCAGAAATACCTGGGCATCCTGAACAAGGGCAAGGAGGCGTTTGAGAGGATGCTCTGGAATG GAAAATACTACAACTATGATAGCAGTGGAAGTGACACGTCCATCAGCATCATGTCAGACCAGTGTGCTGGGCAGTGGTTTCTTGGAGCTTGTGGTCTGGACCAAGGGGAGTTTGAG GTTTTCCCCAAGAGCCACGTCCTCAGCGCGCTCAAGACCATCTTCGAGAAGAACGTGCTGGGCTTTGCGGGCGGCACCATGGGCGCCGTGAACGGCATGAGACCCGACGGCGTGCCCGACACCTCCAGCGTGCAGTCCAACGAGGTCTGGGTCGGCGTGGTCTACTCCCTGGCTGCCACCATGATCCAGGAG GGCATGGTGGAGGAAGGCTTCCGTACGGCGGAGGGCTGCTACCGGACCGTGTGGGAGCGGCTGGGCATGGCCTTCCAGACGCCGGAGGCCTACCGGGAGAAGAAGGTGTACCGCTCGCTGGCCTACATGCGGCCCCTCAGCATCTGGAGCATGCAGCTGGCCCTGGAGCGCCGGGCTGGCCGGGcacaggcactggcacagctcgCCCAGGGCCACAGCCACCCTTGA
- the LOC118699613 gene encoding avidin-related protein 7-like codes for MVQATPLLLALFLALRAQGLQATQQCKLTGHWQNDLGSNMTIYEVKENGDFTGKYITAVAVSPLKIVESPLLGSQQLPYRSQPTFGFTVHWNFSDSISVFTGQCFVDEVGKEILKTMWLLRLHSKKLADDWKATLVGYNIFWRKKELMD; via the exons atGGTGCAAGCAACTCCCTTGCTCCTTGCGCTCTTCCTGGCCCTGAGGGCTCAGGGCCTCCAAGCTACACAGCAG TGTAAGCTGACTGGACACTGGCAGAATGACCTGGGCTCCAACATGACCATTTATGAAGTAAAGGAAAATGGTGACTTCACTGGCAAGTACATCACAGCTGTGGCAGTCTCCCCGTTAAAGATTGTGGAATCACCTCTGCTGgggtcccagcagctcccataTCGGAGCCAGCCCACCTTTGGTTTCACTGTCCACTGGAACTTTTCAG ACTCCATCAGTGTTTTCACGGGCCAGTGCTTTGTGGATGAGGTTGGAAAGGAGATTTTGAAGACCATGTGGCTGCTGAGGTTACACTCAAAGAAACTTGCAGACGACTGGAAAGCCACCTT GGTTGGCTACAACATATTCTGGAGGAAGAAGGAGCTCATGGATTGA
- the LOC118699612 gene encoding non-lysosomal glucosylceramidase-like, with protein MSDLPLTPALQQPVSLYQPAQQLDKRLQVQVIIVGALAAAASCVVSRAGGKGCWGSCLWSSSPGGSIVHLRQDSSLPVGVFIWEVENGRDEDVEVSIMFSLQNGPGAAEAGSGGHWNEPFTFHKDGQRVAGVLLHHCPPVNPFTLAISAREKAGTGVTHVTAFNPTGLGREVWQDLLQDGRLDSPPGCIQTSYCLSLLWFSKSCSYHFGDVSNN; from the exons atgTCTGACCTTCCTCTTACCCCGGCATTGCAGCAGCCCGTGAGCCTGTATCAGCCTGCCCAGCAG cttgACAAGAGACTCCAAGTCCAAGTTATCATTGTCGGTGCTCTTGCTGCCGCTGCATCCTGCGTGGTGTCCCGTGCCGGGGGGAAAGGAtgctggggcagctgcctgtggagcagcagccctggaggcaGCATTGTGCATCTCCGCCAGGACTCCAGCTTGCCAGTGGGAGTGTTCATCTGGGAGGTGGAGAACGGGAGGGATGAGGACGTGGAGGTGTCCATCATGTTCAGCCTGCAGAACGGCCCGGGAGCGGCGGaggccgggagcggcgggcaCTGGAACGAGCCCTTCACCTTCCACAAGGATGGCCAGCGGGTTGCTGGGGTCCTGCTGCACCACTGCCCGCCCGTGAACCCCTTCACCCTGGCCATCTCTGCCCGGGAGAAG GCTGGCACGGGAGTCACCCATGTGACGGCATTCAATCCCACGGGATTGGGTAGAGAGGTGTGGCAGGACCTCCTGCAGGATGGCAGGCTGGATTCACCCCCTG GCTGTATCCAGACTTCCTACTGCTTGTCCTTGCTGTGGTTCTCCAAAAGCTGTTCATACCACTTTGGGGATGTTTCTAACAATTAG